The genomic window GGGGCTAGGGCCGGTGGCGAACTCGGCCTTTGCGATTAGCACTATGTTTATAGCGGTGCCGACGGGCATCAAAATATTCAACTGGCTGGGCACGCTCTGGGGAGGATCGATAAGGTTCACGACGTCTATGCTGTTCTCCATTGGATTCATACTGCTGTTCACCATTGGCGGCATCAGCGGGGTTATGCACTCGGTGGTGCCCTCCGACGCGCAGCAAAGCGACACGTACTTTATTGTGGCGCATTTGCACTATGTATTGTTCGGCGGGGCGCTGATGGGCATTTTCTCCGGCATCTACTACTGGTGGCCGAAGATGACGGGAAGGATGCTGAATGAAACGCTGGGGAAACTGCACTTCTGGCTGTGGTTCCTTGGGATGAACATCACTTTCTTTCCCATGCATTTCCTGGGGCTGGACGGGATGCCGCGGCGCGTCTACACATATTCGGAGGGCATGGGGTGGGACTTCTGGAACGCCTTTGCGACGGTGGGCGTGTTTGTGCTGGGGCTGGGGCTGCTTGTGTTCCTGCAGAACGTGTGGCACAGCCGGAAGAACGGAGAAGCGGCAGGGAACGACCCCTGGGATGCCCGGACGCTGGAGTGGAGCATACCCTCGCCGCCCCCCCACTACAATTTCGCGCAGATACCGCACGTGTATGAACGGGACGACTTCTGGCACAAGAAGTACGCCGAGGGCGCCGACGGCAGGCCGGTGCGAACGGTGCAAGGGGCGGCGCCGTCGTCGGAGGAACACGGCCATGGGCATAACATCCACATGCCGACGCCGTCCTACTACCCGATTTTGCTTTCGGCGGGGCTGACGCTGATCGCGGGCGGGCTGGTATCGCACATATCGGTGAGCGTGATAGGGGGGATACTAGCCCTATTCGCGCTTTATAGCTGGGTCTTTGAGCCGCCGACAGCGCCCGAGACGCAGACGGCCGGACCCGCAGGCCATGCCCGGGATAAGCGCCGCGGAGGCGGGAAACGATAATGGCTATGACGCCGCACACAGTGATCCCGGACGAGCATTACACCTCAACGGGCTTGAGCCACAGGAAGCTCTTGATGTGGATCTTCCTGGGATCCGAGTGTCTTTTCTTCGGGTCGCTGATTGCCACCCACATGGTAAATCGAGGTAAGGCGGCGTTGCTGCACGGGGAGTCGCCGGCGTGCCTGCTGGACATACCCATCACGTCGACCAGCACTTTCGTATTATTGATGAGCAGCGTGATGATGGTGCTGGCGGTGTCGTCGGCGGAGCGCGGGAAGCTGGGGTCGATGCGGTTCTGGCTGTTTATGACGGCGCTGCTGGGGTCCGGGTTCTTGCTGTTCCAGGTGTATGAGTTCAACCTGTTCGTGGACGAAGGGCTGACCATTGGCACCAACCTATTCGGGTCCACGTTCTTTACGCTGACAGGCTTCCACGGGACTCACGTGACCATAGGCGTTATCTGGCTGCTGTCTATACTGGCTATCAGCTTTATCCGGCCGGATATGGTGAAGAACCCGTTGAATGTGGATATAGCCGGACTGTACTGGCACTTTGTGGACATTGTATGGATTGTCATCTTTACCGTGGTGTACCTGGTGGGGCGGCTAGGCGTGGAGTGCGCCGGGGCGTAAGCAACTCAGGAGCGATGATGGAACCTCATAGCCACCCAAGCGAAAAGCCCCATCCCTCTCCACTGAATTACATTGTCATTGGAGTCATCCTCACCGTAATCACGGCCATAGAGGTGTGGGCCTTCTACTGGGACGTGCCAATGCCGCTGCTGGTGACGTTCTTTATCGTCCTGTCGATTGTGAAGTTTGCCATAGTGGTGTTGTTCTACATGCACCTGCGGTACGACCATAAGCTTTTCGGGTCTATGTTTACGGGCGGACTGCTGCTGGGAGTGGGGGTGGCCTTGGGACTGATTGCGCTGTTTGGGAACTTTTTTGTTGGGGACAGGGAAACGGCCCATGCGCCAGAGCCAACCTTTACGCCGACGATTATCGCTCCTCGAGAGACGCCCACGGGCACGCAGACCCCCGGCGGCGGGACGCCACGGCCGGTCACGGGGGAGGGTGTATTCATCGCGAAGGGCTGCGGCGGCTGCCATACGATACAGGGATTGAGCGGGGCGGTAGGGCAGGTGGGGCCTAATCTGACGAACATAGGAACCGTAGCGGCGACTCGGAAGCCCGGGCTTTCGGCGGAGCAGTATATGCGGGAGTCCATTGAGCAGCCTGGAGCCTTTGTGGTGAGCGGGTTTGCGCCGGTGATGCCAGCGCTGCGAGGCACGATGAGCGAGGCGGAGTACCAGGCGCTGGTGAACTATCTGGTCTCGCTTAAGTAGCTTCAAGCCTAGCGGACCTTCGGAGTTCCTGTACGGAAAGTCGGTTTGAATTTGCTGTCCTTGCCATATTCGGGATACCATCCCCTTAATCCCCTTCCTGCTGGAAGGGAAAGAGAAAAAAGGATCACCTCATCACCCCCCTTCGACAAGCTCAGGGCAGGCTCTATCCCCCTCTTCTCCTTTGCAATAGGAGAAGAGGGGGCACCTGAGGGGAAACCCCAAGGACTCCACTCTGATAAAATCAGGAATGACGTAAGACTCTCACTCTTGTTGAGGCTTGGGATATGAGCGGTGCAGGGAATTCGATCACCACGACACCCTTCTTCCAGCGGCTAGTCCTTGTTACGCTCGCAGCTATCTTTGCGCTAATAGTGTTGGGTGGTGTGGTGCGCGTGACGGAGTCTGGATTGGGATGTCCCGACTGGCCCTTGTGTCATGGCAAGATCATACCGCACGCTGACTTTCACACGCTTATCGAGTATTCGCATCGTATAGCAGCGTCCGTGGTGGGGCTGCTGGTGCTGGCGGTGGCGGTGTTGGCGTGGGTGAAGTATCGAGGGCAGCCGTGGATTGTGTGGCCTGCCATAACGGGGTTGGTGTTAGTGCTGGCCCAGGGGGCACTGGGTGGCGTGACGGTGCTGACGGAATTACACGGCAAGACGGTGACGGCGCATCTGGGGCTGGCGGAGGCGTTGCTGGGGTTGACGATTTTTCTGTTCCTAGCTTCGATGGGTGGTGTGAAGCTGCCGGACAAGGGGCAGAAGGGGGTAACGGCGCTGGCGGTGTCGGCGGCGGTTGGAGTTTATGCGTTGCTGCTGACGGGGTCGTATGTTACGACGTCGGGAGCGTCAGGGGCGTGCCCGGACTGGCCGTTATGCCAGGATATGGTCTTTTTCAATAGCAAGTTTCCGATAATACATATGTTACACAGATGCGTGGCGCTGGCGGCAGGCGTGCTGGTGGCAGCGGCTGTGGTGGCGGTGTGGCGGAGCCGGCCGCTGAGGAGGGATGCGGCCTGGTTGGGGTTGGCGGCGCTGGCGGTGTTCCTGGCGCAGGTGGTGGTGGGAGCGGTGACGGTGCTGGGGGGCCTGACGGCGGAGTTGAGGGCGCTGCACTTGGCGATGGCGAGCCTAACCTGGGGGCTGGTTGCGGCGCTGGCGGTGCTGCCATACACTCGGGAGTTGGGTGGGGAAGCAAAGGAACCTTTTCGGAATGGGGCCACAGCGGAGCATAGCTCCACAGGAAGGCGTGTTCTTGAGTAACGAGTTGTCGTTTTTAATCGGGATACCATCCCCTTTATCCCCTTCCTGCTGGAAGGGGAAGAGAGAAAATTTCACCACAACCCCCTCCTTCGACATACTCAGGACAGCGTCTAACTCCCCCTTCGCCTTCCAGGCCGAAGGGGGAGAACCAGATGGGATATCTGGCACCATGCCTTGGCATTTTGACAAATCGAGTCAGGCAAAGGCAGCTTTTCCATATCTGGGGTCTAGAAGGAGGATCTCCACCTAGGGATCTCATGCAAAGTGTTCGTAAGCCTACGGCGTCAGTGATATCCAGTTATGTGGCTTTGACCAAGCCGCCGATTATTGTGCTGCTGCTTATTACCGCCCTGGGGGGGATGGTGCTGGCGGAGCAGGGGATGCCTTCAGCGGGGCTTGTGGGGCTGGTGATGTTGGGCGGGGCGCTGGCGGCGGGCGGGGCCAGCGCGCTGAACCACTACCTGGACAGGGATATAGACGAGAGGATGTCTAGGACGCGGAGGAGACCGATACCGGCGCGCCGCACATCGCCGCGGGAGGCGCTGGTCTTCGGCATCGTGCTGAACTGCCTAGCCTTCGCGGTGTTCGCGTCAGGGGTGAATCTGCTGAGCGCATCGTTGGCGCTGAGCGGGGCCGTGTTTTACGTACTGGTGTACACGGTGTATTTAAAGCGCACGACGCCGCAGAACATTGTGCTGGGAGGCGCGGCGGGAGCAGTGCCGCCGATGGTGGGGTGGGCGGCAGTGACGAACGAGGTAGGGCTGGCGTCGATATACCTGTTCGCCATTGTGTTTTTCTGGACGCCGCCGCATTTCTGGGCGCTGGCGCTGCTGATAAAGGAGGACTATGCGCGGGCCGGGGTGCCGATGCTGCCGGTGGTGCAGGGGACGGAGGAGACTCGGCGGGCGATTTTTCTGTACAGTCTGGTGCTGGTGGCGCTGACGCTGCTGTTTTTCACGGAGCGTACGGTAGGGTGGGTGTATTTGGGAGTGGCGTCGGCGCTGGGAGGGTGGTTCTTGTATCTGGCGTGGCTGTTATGGAGGGAGGGAGGAATTCGGAGGGCGAGGCATTTGTATTTGTATTCGCTGGCGTACCTGGCGTTATTGTTTGGGGGGATTATGGTGGATGCGGTGGTGTGAGGCCGCCCCTCGGGAGGGGACACTCCAGGGGCCGGTGTACCCCATGGCCGAGACGCAGTTTGTTGGCTCAGGACTTGGTTCTACTCGAATCGACCTCATCACCCTTTATCTCGCCACGGCGAGCTTACAGCCCTCTTCTCCCGATTACGGGAGAAGAGGGAAAGAAAAAAGATTCACCACAACCCCCTCTAACTCCCCCTTCGCCTTCCAGGCCGAAGGGGGAGAACCTGAGGCGACCCCCCAACCCACCCGAAAAAGAAGCGCGTGGTTCTTAATAAGTGAGCCCTCAATGTGCAGTATGGGTCTACTGGAGGTGGGAGATTGAATATAGATACACCTCATCATCGCCTAACGCCTTCTTTTTCCCTCAGGGGATACTTGGGACAGACGTTCACGAGTAAATGAGGAAAACCGAATGGAAAGGGGAGTCGCCCAACACCCTGGGTGTCGGCATTGTCGGATTATTCCACCCAGGTAGCACTAAGATGGAACTCTATGAAGGCGAGTTGGCGAGAATAATCTACTTGGGTCAAAGGCGAGGCCAATGGAAAAGAAAGGGCCACGAGCTTTCGCTTGTGGCCTGTGCTGGTGGCGGGTTGGGTTAGGAGGCTAGGGACTGTTTGGCCAGGGTGATGATGTCCTGGAAGGCCTGGGGGTCGCGGACGGCGGTTTCGGCCAGGGACTTGCGGTCGAGGCCGACGTTGGCTTTTCGGAGGCCGGCCATTAGCTGGCTGTAGGTGAGGTCCGCGCCGCGGGCGGCGGCGTTGATGCGGACGATCCACAGGCTGCGGAAGTCGCGCTTGCGCTGCCGGCGGCTTCGGTAGGCGTGGGCGCCGGCGTGGACGAGGGCTTCTTTGCCCTGTCGGATGCGGCGGCCCGGGGAGGCGACGAAGCCTCGGGTTCGCTCAAGGACTTTCTTGTGCCTGCGGTGTTTGTTGGTACCTCTTTTGACTCTGACCACTTTAGTATTCCTATTTGAGAGTTAGTTGCGTAGTCGGCGAGGGGAAACCCCCCGCTCCTCACCCTGACCCCCCTCTCTAACCCTCCCTCCTTCGACCAGGCTCAGGACAGGCCTCAAGGGGGGAGAGGATAGGACGGGAGGCTGCAGAATGGCCTAATTAGCTGGCGTTGCTGGGAGTCCTCACGGGAGGGTAAGGTTACAGGCTGTTGGGGATGAGATTCCTGATATTCTTTTCCATGGACTTGTCCACGGGGAACTTGCGGTCGAAGGTGCGGCGGACGTTTTTGGGCTTCTTGCGACGGAGGTGGCTGCTCATGCCTTTGCGTCGCAGGAGCTTGCCGGTGGAGGTGACATGGATTCGGGCGCGAGCGCCCTTATGGGTCTTCAGCTTAGGCATTCTTGACCTCGGCGGGTTTCTTCTCAGCCTCAGGCTTCTTTTCAGGCCTGATGTTAGCAGGGACAAGTATAACCGAGACGTTGTTGCGCTCGGATACGGGGGGTCTTTCCAGTTTGGCTACATCTTTCATTTCTTCAGTGACTTTCCTGAGGAGAATCATGCCGAGTTCCGGGTGGGTCA from SAR202 cluster bacterium includes these protein-coding regions:
- the ctaD gene encoding cytochrome c oxidase subunit I, with amino-acid sequence MATASIAKRGMFARPIAPTGLWSWITTIDHKRIGALYGVTAFILFLIGGVEALLMRLQLSQAEAGVVTPEAFNQLFTMHGTTMIFLVIMPMGAAFFNFMIPLMIGARDVAFPRLNAFSYWTFLFGAILLNASFFTGSAPDVGWFAYAPLNGPGFSDTGVDYWILGLQVLGVASLAAAFNFIVTIINLRAPGMSMMKLPVFVWMTLVVSFLIILAFPVITVAITLLLFDRQFGTEFFNSAAGASPLVWQHLFWAFGHPEVYILILPAMGIVSEVLPVFSKKPLFGYTTVVLAGIIIGFMGWGVWAHHMFVTGLGPVANSAFAISTMFIAVPTGIKIFNWLGTLWGGSIRFTTSMLFSIGFILLFTIGGISGVMHSVVPSDAQQSDTYFIVAHLHYVLFGGALMGIFSGIYYWWPKMTGRMLNETLGKLHFWLWFLGMNITFFPMHFLGLDGMPRRVYTYSEGMGWDFWNAFATVGVFVLGLGLLVFLQNVWHSRKNGEAAGNDPWDARTLEWSIPSPPPHYNFAQIPHVYERDDFWHKKYAEGADGRPVRTVQGAAPSSEEHGHGHNIHMPTPSYYPILLSAGLTLIAGGLVSHISVSVIGGILALFALYSWVFEPPTAPETQTAGPAGHARDKRRGGGKR
- a CDS encoding heme-copper oxidase subunit III; translated protein: MAMTPHTVIPDEHYTSTGLSHRKLLMWIFLGSECLFFGSLIATHMVNRGKAALLHGESPACLLDIPITSTSTFVLLMSSVMMVLAVSSAERGKLGSMRFWLFMTALLGSGFLLFQVYEFNLFVDEGLTIGTNLFGSTFFTLTGFHGTHVTIGVIWLLSILAISFIRPDMVKNPLNVDIAGLYWHFVDIVWIVIFTVVYLVGRLGVECAGA
- a CDS encoding c-type cytochrome; protein product: MDCHLYRGVPGGAARRGVRRGVSNSGAMMEPHSHPSEKPHPSPLNYIVIGVILTVITAIEVWAFYWDVPMPLLVTFFIVLSIVKFAIVVLFYMHLRYDHKLFGSMFTGGLLLGVGVALGLIALFGNFFVGDRETAHAPEPTFTPTIIAPRETPTGTQTPGGGTPRPVTGEGVFIAKGCGGCHTIQGLSGAVGQVGPNLTNIGTVAATRKPGLSAEQYMRESIEQPGAFVVSGFAPVMPALRGTMSEAEYQALVNYLVSLK
- a CDS encoding heme A synthase, yielding MSGAGNSITTTPFFQRLVLVTLAAIFALIVLGGVVRVTESGLGCPDWPLCHGKIIPHADFHTLIEYSHRIAASVVGLLVLAVAVLAWVKYRGQPWIVWPAITGLVLVLAQGALGGVTVLTELHGKTVTAHLGLAEALLGLTIFLFLASMGGVKLPDKGQKGVTALAVSAAVGVYALLLTGSYVTTSGASGACPDWPLCQDMVFFNSKFPIIHMLHRCVALAAGVLVAAAVVAVWRSRPLRRDAAWLGLAALAVFLAQVVVGAVTVLGGLTAELRALHLAMASLTWGLVAALAVLPYTRELGGEAKEPFRNGATAEHSSTGRRVLE
- a CDS encoding protoheme IX farnesyltransferase, whose protein sequence is MQSVRKPTASVISSYVALTKPPIIVLLLITALGGMVLAEQGMPSAGLVGLVMLGGALAAGGASALNHYLDRDIDERMSRTRRRPIPARRTSPREALVFGIVLNCLAFAVFASGVNLLSASLALSGAVFYVLVYTVYLKRTTPQNIVLGGAAGAVPPMVGWAAVTNEVGLASIYLFAIVFFWTPPHFWALALLIKEDYARAGVPMLPVVQGTEETRRAIFLYSLVLVALTLLFFTERTVGWVYLGVASALGGWFLYLAWLLWREGGIRRARHLYLYSLAYLALLFGGIMVDAVV
- the rplT gene encoding 50S ribosomal protein L20; amino-acid sequence: MVRVKRGTNKHRRHKKVLERTRGFVASPGRRIRQGKEALVHAGAHAYRSRRQRKRDFRSLWIVRINAAARGADLTYSQLMAGLRKANVGLDRKSLAETAVRDPQAFQDIITLAKQSLAS
- the rpmI gene encoding 50S ribosomal protein L35, whose protein sequence is MPKLKTHKGARARIHVTSTGKLLRRKGMSSHLRRKKPKNVRRTFDRKFPVDKSMEKNIRNLIPNSL